The DNA sequence TAGGTACTATAAATGTTGAAGGTCTATTTACCTCCCCGATAACAGTAACTCGGAAGTTTAGAAATCGAATGGTAACCAAAGGCGATTTTGCTGACTTACCGACTAAACTGATTATTTTCTCAGTTGCTTCTTCTTTGGTTAATCCAGCCAATTTTATTTTCCCAATTATTGGAAAATTAACGTCTCCATTGGAATCAACCAAGTACCCTTCGTTGATCCGATTAACAGCGGCTGTCCCGGCGCTGGAACCGGCTGTTATGGGAAGCAAAATGCCGCTGTTGAAGGCTTGGTTAGTCTCGGCATTTAAGCTGCTTACAATAATGCTCAGCAGATCACCAACTTCAATTTTAGGCTCAATGCTATTCAGAATGGGGGTTTGATTGGGGGCTGTGTTGCTTAAATCGCTAAAATAAACCAGGTTTCGACCAGTTGTGCAGGCGCCTAAGGAGAAGACGGCTAAGTAAAGGGCCGCATAAACGAGTGTTTTGCAACTAGAAACTATAGATTTTGTACTTTTTGTGAACATAAATTTTTACGTAAAAATCAGGAAATTGAATTGGACAACTAGCGAAATCGGTGATGGCAAGGATTCAGGTCGAGATTGTTTATAAAGATATCAAAAAATTCTAATATCATCGAACAATTTGCTGTTTACGGTTCAGGACAAATATTGAACTTTATTTCTTACAAGAAAATCAGCCAAATTTCACCTTCAAAGGCAAAGCATATAATAACATACCAATAATGAATAGCACAATGTATTTGTATTTACTTTGATGTCCTGACTTTTTTTATTGATCCTTTGTATCCGCATTGGTACACTTAAAAAGGCGCGGTACCCAGCCGTCGCCTAGTCAGCACCTATAGGCACTGGCAGGAGGTAGTTGGGTACCGCGCCTTTTTAAGTGTATTATATTGCTTTTACAATACTCGTTACCCTTCGTTCTGAAGCTACGGAGTGGATAAATCGAGCGTTTTTGATTGTCACGCTGACGTGAAGCTATGTTAATCCTAAAGTAATATCGATTTAAGGACCCGTTGGTAAATAGCTTATATTAAAACAGACGGCCATGCTGAGTTTGTTGAAGTATATGTGCTGTGTAAATAACTCTAAATGTTGTAGTTAATCCCGAATAAGAGATGCTTCGGCTGCGCTCAGCATGATGTTCTTTACATCAAACTAATTAGCAACGGGTACTTAGAAAGCGTTGTCATGTCCTTTAACCGCTTGTACAACTGTCATAACTACGATCTTTAAATCCAGTAAGAACGACCAGTTTTTGATGTACCAAACATCAATTTTTACACGCTTGGCCATAGCAATAGTTTCTTTCGTTTCACCGCGAAACCCGCGAACTTGTGCTAAGCCCGTGATACCGGGAGTGACGGTGTGGCGCTCCATGAAGCCGTGCACAACTTGAGAATATTCTTCAGTGTGTTTGAGCATGTGAGGACGCGGACCAACGATTGACATCTCACCTAGTAATACATTGAGGAATTGCGGTAATTCGTCGATGTTGGTTTTGCGCATGAAGGCCCCTACTCGGGTAATCCGCGCATCGCCCTTACTAGCTTGTTTGTGATTGGCTTCATCATTCACGTACATGCTGCGAAATTTGAAGCAGTAAAATGGCTGGTTATCTTTGCCAGTCCGCAGTTGCTTGAAAAACGCTGGGCCCTTTGACTCTGATTTAATAATTAAGGCCATTAGTGGAATCAACCAACTTAATAAGAGCACTAGTACTAGGAGTGCGAATGCAATATCAAATAGCCTTTTTGCAGATAGAGGACGAAGATCGTTAGCACTATCTTGGTATCCGCCACTGGTATTGGCCTGACGTTCAGTTCCGGGGAGGGTTAAGTTATATTCCACAATATGTGAAGCGAAGAGATGAAGTGTTGGTAGTGATAGTGGTAGGGCAGGTCTCAAATAGGCATTCGACTGATTTTAATAGAAATAGAGAAGCTAACAAGTTGTCTTCAGCCTTTTGCAGTAAATTCACTACTTCATACCTTCAATAGGCATAGTCCAAAACCCTAATTTAGTGCTAATTTCTTTGTTTTGTTCAAAAATATATTGGAAACCTTAACTATATAGCAAATATAGGTAACAGTTGTCTTATGTCAAGTAAATTATTCACTGTCTGAGTTCTTTGATAATAAGCGTCTAAAAATAGTGCTCAAAACAATTGTATTTACCTAAGCTGAAACTGTTTGCATCGTCAGTCCATTCGATGGGATGCAGTTATAAGATGAGCATAAAGCCATTATATTGCTTAGTCATATTAATATACTGACTATCAATACTTTAATTTTTATTCTTGTATCACATAACGAACTTAGTAACGATTGTGCTGTACCTGATGAATTGAAGTATTCTGCTTGCACAATCGAAGGCGGCCTCCGAAAAATTACGGACAGATATTATCCGAATCTAAGACAATGAAAATTCAAGATTTTTAAAAAATACTTGTTAGACTAACAATCTCCTACGCTGCCAAAGTGCAGTGTTGATCTGGATCGTCCCGAGAACTGATTGCACATAACCACCGACCCCTGATAGTTTGAGTATAAAACCGGGAGCTAAGCAACTGGTCATAATTAACCAGACTGAGGTGGTCGGGTAGAAATGGACACGGAGAAAGTAACTTTCCCTTGTCATGGAAGCAGCAAAACCAGCCGGTAGACGGCAGCGAACGAAGTATGATGCGGCCTTTCGGACCGAGGCGGTCCGCCGCGTAAGCCAGGATGGGCAAGCGGCGACGCGGGTCGCGCAGGCGTTGGGCATGAGCGAGGCCGTGTTGGGCAAATGGGTGCGGGCAGCTCGCAGCCAAGCGGCTCGTCCAGCAAGCGGCTCGTCCAGCAGGCAGTGAAGCGCTGGCGCAGGAAAACAAGCAGTTACGGGCCCAATTGGCCCGCGCGGAAATGGAGCGCGACATTTTAAAAAAAGCGCTGACCATATTCTCGTAACCGACGGGCCGATGAAACGCTTCGCTTTCATTGCCTCACACGCCCCCTGTTGGCCCGTGCGGCAGCAGTGCCAGCTGCTGGGTGTCAGCCCCAGCGGCTACTACGCGTGGCAAAAGCGC is a window from the Hymenobacter nivis genome containing:
- a CDS encoding exopolysaccharide biosynthesis polyprenyl glycosylphosphotransferase, with translation MEYNLTLPGTERQANTSGGYQDSANDLRPLSAKRLFDIAFALLVLVLLLSWLIPLMALIIKSESKGPAFFKQLRTGKDNQPFYCFKFRSMYVNDEANHKQASKGDARITRVGAFMRKTNIDELPQFLNVLLGEMSIVGPRPHMLKHTEEYSQVVHGFMERHTVTPGITGLAQVRGFRGETKETIAMAKRVKIDVWYIKNWSFLLDLKIVVMTVVQAVKGHDNAF
- a CDS encoding transposase, with the translated sequence MEAAKPAGRRQRTKYDAAFRTEAVRRVSQDGQAATRVAQALGMSEAVLGKWVRAARSQAARPASGSSSRQ
- a CDS encoding polysaccharide biosynthesis/export family protein, with translation MFTKSTKSIVSSCKTLVYAALYLAVFSLGACTTGRNLVYFSDLSNTAPNQTPILNSIEPKIEVGDLLSIIVSSLNAETNQAFNSGILLPITAGSSAGTAAVNRINEGYLVDSNGDVNFPIIGKIKLAGLTKEEATEKIISLVGKSAKSPLVTIRFLNFRVTVIGEVNRPSTFIVPTEKINILEALGLAGDMTGYGRRDDVLIIREKNNVRTTTRIDLNNKSTLNSPYFYLQQNDIVYVEPDKAKALQVSTRSVNLPIYLSVLSVLVILFTNIRFR